From Pseudoxanthomonas sp. YR558, the proteins below share one genomic window:
- a CDS encoding Na+/H+ antiporter subunit G has translation MSWVFAILLVLLLAVGSFFILVGSFSLVKLSEFFKRLHGPTKASTLGVGCVLIASIGYHALSGTDPQPRELLITAFLFITAPISAHLMAKAALSLHMAERPPMPGGEPPRPIDAVDEGARPDA, from the coding sequence ATGAGCTGGGTCTTCGCCATCCTGCTGGTGTTGCTGCTCGCCGTGGGCAGCTTCTTCATCCTCGTGGGCTCTTTCAGCCTGGTGAAGCTGTCGGAGTTCTTCAAGCGCCTGCACGGACCGACCAAGGCCAGCACGCTGGGCGTGGGCTGCGTGCTGATCGCGTCGATCGGCTACCACGCGCTGTCGGGCACCGATCCGCAGCCGCGCGAATTGCTTATCACCGCGTTCCTCTTCATCACCGCGCCGATCAGCGCGCACCTGATGGCCAAGGCGGCGCTGTCGCTGCACATGGCGGAGCGGCCACCGATGCCGGGTGGCGAACCGCCGCGCCCCATTGATGCGGTCGACGAAGGCGCCCGCCCGGATGCCTGA
- a CDS encoding K+/H+ antiporter subunit F, which yields MTPQALVMYAIVGAMHVVGIAMLLALFRLVRGPSVPDRILALDTLFVAAIAQLMLFGMYLGTAVYFEAALIIAMLGFVGTVVLSKYVLRRDIVE from the coding sequence ATGACGCCGCAGGCCCTGGTGATGTACGCGATCGTCGGCGCGATGCACGTCGTCGGGATCGCCATGCTGCTGGCGCTGTTCCGCCTCGTGCGCGGCCCGAGCGTGCCCGACCGCATCCTCGCGCTGGACACATTGTTCGTGGCGGCGATCGCGCAGCTGATGCTGTTCGGCATGTACCTGGGCACGGCGGTCTACTTCGAAGCGGCGCTGATCATCGCCATGCTCGGTTTCGTCGGCACGGTGGTGCTGAGCAAGTACGTGCTGCGCCGGGACATCGTCGAATGA
- a CDS encoding Na+/H+ antiporter subunit E — protein sequence MVASWRKRWLPSLPLSATVFCFWLLMNDEISAGQVVMATVLALVIPPFAARLDREFARIGRLRSVPRMLGVLALDIVQANITVALQVLGPERKIHPGFIWVPLDIANIHGIAALTSIITLTPGTVSSALSDDRRHLMVHVLNLDDADEVIRQIKTRYEAPLMEIFP from the coding sequence ATGGTCGCGAGCTGGCGCAAGCGTTGGTTGCCGTCGCTGCCGCTGAGCGCGACGGTGTTCTGCTTCTGGTTGCTGATGAACGATGAGATCAGCGCTGGCCAGGTGGTGATGGCGACGGTGTTGGCGCTGGTCATCCCGCCGTTCGCGGCGCGCCTCGATCGCGAGTTCGCGCGGATCGGCCGGTTGCGCAGCGTGCCGCGCATGCTGGGGGTGCTGGCGCTGGACATCGTGCAGGCCAACATCACCGTCGCGCTGCAGGTGCTGGGGCCGGAGCGGAAGATCCATCCGGGGTTCATCTGGGTGCCGCTGGACATCGCCAACATCCACGGCATCGCCGCGCTCACCAGCATCATCACGCTGACGCCGGGCACGGTGTCCTCGGCGTTGTCGGATGACCGGCGTCATCTGATGGTGCACGTGCTGAACCTGGACGACGCCGACGAAGTGATACGGCAGATCAAGACGCGCTACGAAGCGCCGCTGATGGAGATATTCCCATGA
- a CDS encoding monovalent cation/H+ antiporter subunit D, translating to MSHLPILPILPILIPLFAASIALFFEHRRFGMVPQRIVAWLSVAAMLGVSGTMVAQAASGEVQVYLLGDWPARLGIVLMVDRLSALMVLVGLLLGAACLLHACAGWDRRAPHFHAFFQFQLMGLNGAFLTGDIFNLFVFFEVLLISSYGLMLSGGRGDRMRAGLHYVTFNIAASTLFLIALGLLYGLLGSLNMAELSVRVAQLPAGDVALVQAAAGLLFVVFCAKAALLPMYFWLPETYTHAPAAVAGLFAIMTKVGLYAVLRLGTLTFGAAGPLAGFAWPALLALGAATLVLASLGVLAANRLRALAAYLVLGSAATLFVAFSLHTAGTIGAGLYYLVHSSFAGAALFLLADLIRRRRGHAGDRKDVIAALPGKTVPGLLFLVAAVSLAGLPPLSGFIGKLLLLGAVPEGPRTFWVWLLVLGTSFMMLVGLARAGTRLFWRTEPWPDASAETRAAFTPAGDLAHAPSRPLETAAIVLLLGYGVALVLAASPLLDYTQATAAQLQSPGDYVQQVRAAMPTLREP from the coding sequence ATGAGCCACCTGCCCATCCTGCCCATCCTGCCGATCCTCATCCCGCTGTTCGCCGCGTCGATCGCGTTGTTCTTCGAACACCGCCGCTTCGGCATGGTGCCGCAACGGATCGTCGCCTGGCTGTCGGTCGCGGCGATGCTGGGCGTGTCCGGCACGATGGTCGCGCAGGCGGCCAGCGGCGAGGTGCAGGTCTATCTGCTCGGCGACTGGCCGGCGCGGCTGGGCATCGTGCTGATGGTCGATCGCCTGTCCGCGCTGATGGTGCTGGTGGGCCTGCTGCTCGGTGCGGCCTGCCTGCTGCACGCCTGCGCGGGTTGGGATCGGCGCGCACCGCACTTCCATGCGTTCTTCCAGTTCCAGCTGATGGGCTTGAACGGGGCCTTCCTCACGGGCGATATCTTCAACCTGTTCGTGTTCTTCGAAGTGCTGCTGATCTCGTCATACGGGTTGATGCTCAGCGGTGGCCGTGGCGATCGCATGCGTGCGGGCCTGCACTACGTGACCTTCAACATCGCGGCCTCGACGCTGTTCCTGATCGCGCTGGGTCTGCTGTACGGCCTGTTGGGGTCGTTGAACATGGCCGAGCTGTCGGTGCGGGTGGCGCAGTTGCCTGCCGGCGACGTGGCGCTGGTGCAGGCGGCGGCGGGCCTGTTGTTCGTCGTGTTCTGCGCGAAGGCCGCGCTGTTGCCGATGTACTTCTGGTTGCCGGAGACCTACACCCACGCACCAGCCGCGGTCGCGGGGCTGTTCGCGATCATGACCAAGGTCGGCCTGTACGCCGTGTTGCGGCTGGGCACCCTGACGTTCGGCGCGGCGGGACCGCTGGCAGGTTTCGCCTGGCCCGCGCTGCTCGCACTCGGCGCCGCCACGCTGGTGCTCGCTTCGCTCGGCGTGCTGGCGGCCAACCGGTTGCGCGCGCTGGCGGCGTACCTGGTGCTGGGCTCGGCGGCGACGCTGTTCGTGGCGTTCTCGCTGCACACCGCGGGGACGATCGGTGCGGGCTTGTACTACCTGGTGCATAGCAGCTTCGCCGGCGCCGCGCTGTTCCTGCTGGCGGACCTGATCCGCCGTCGCCGCGGACACGCCGGCGACCGCAAGGACGTCATCGCTGCGCTGCCGGGCAAGACGGTGCCGGGCCTGCTGTTCCTGGTCGCGGCGGTGTCGCTGGCGGGCCTGCCGCCGCTGTCGGGCTTCATCGGCAAGCTGCTGTTGCTAGGCGCGGTACCGGAAGGTCCACGCACCTTCTGGGTCTGGCTGCTGGTGCTGGGCACCAGCTTCATGATGTTGGTAGGCCTGGCGCGCGCCGGCACGCGCCTGTTCTGGCGCACCGAACCGTGGCCGGACGCCAGTGCGGAAACACGCGCAGCCTTCACGCCTGCCGGCGACCTGGCGCATGCGCCTTCGCGCCCGCTTGAGACCGCCGCCATCGTGCTGCTGCTCGGCTACGGCGTGGCGTTGGTGCTGGCGGCCTCGCCTCTGCTGGACTACACGCAGGCCACCGCGGCGCAATTGCAATCGCCCGGCGACTACGTACAGCAGGTGCGCGCCGCGATGCCCACGTTGAGGGAGCCCTGA
- a CDS encoding Na+/H+ antiporter subunit C, translating to MELAMASAIGILTAAGVYLLLRARSFDVILGLTLLSYATNLLIFSGGRLVPGKPPVLRDGVPTDLANYTDPLPQALVLTAIVIAFAMTAVTVVLAIRSRGDNDSDHVDGRKAEREFQAAEQRRHDEARELAKTDGDAEDGA from the coding sequence ATGGAACTGGCGATGGCGAGCGCGATCGGCATCCTGACCGCGGCAGGCGTGTACCTGCTGCTGCGTGCGCGCAGTTTCGACGTCATCCTCGGGCTGACGCTGCTGTCGTACGCGACCAACCTGCTGATCTTCTCCGGTGGGCGGCTGGTTCCGGGCAAGCCGCCGGTCCTCCGCGACGGCGTGCCGACCGACCTGGCGAACTACACCGATCCGTTGCCGCAGGCGCTGGTGCTGACCGCCATCGTGATCGCCTTCGCGATGACGGCGGTCACCGTGGTGCTGGCGATCCGCAGCCGCGGCGACAACGACAGCGACCACGTGGACGGCCGCAAGGCCGAGCGCGAATTCCAGGCCGCCGAACAGCGCCGCCATGACGAGGCGCGCGAGCTCGCGAAGACCGACGGCGATGCGGAGGACGGCGCATGA
- a CDS encoding monovalent cation/H+ antiporter subunit A translates to MIPFLEILLALPFVLALVVALARGLPRGATAWLAGLAPLLGLVLLAWMTPSVLQGWNLRAEHAWLPQIGLDFTLRLDGLAWMFAGLVLAIGVLVVIYARYYLSEKDSAPRFFASLLLFMGSMLGVVLAGNLLLLVVFWELTSISSFLLIGFWSHRQDAREGARMALAITGAGGLALLGGVLLIGRIVGSYDLDVVLASGELIRASTLYPWALALVLAGVFTKSAQFPLHFWLPHAMAAPTPVSAYLHSATMVKAGVFLLARLHPALAGTDMFFYVVTTVGALTLLIGAWFAIFQHDLKGLLAYSTISHLGLITLLFGISTPMAVVAGVFHILNHATFKASLFMAAGIIDHETGTRDMRRLGNLRRYLPWTSALAIVASLAMAGIPLLNGFLSKEMFFAEAIDIPGHRVMRDAIAVAALLYGIFGVAYSLRFVYETFFGEGPRALDTTPHEPPRWMKIPVEVLVVLCVAVGMFPAFTVAPVLKAGAGAILGPAMPDYSLAVWHGINTPLLMSLAGIAGGVLLYFGLRRLFDLHAIVRRSFGRNLFRWNMEALYAVAGRFTARVANGSLQRSLLFLVLAALAAGAAPFIAGVSPPLAWRAPQPMPLLGWLLWLVLVVCAVYTIRLYRQRLLAVIVLGGAGLVVSLTFVFLSAPDLALTQLMVEMVSLALLLLGMHYLPPRSPPERTPRRRLRDIVVSLAAGLGVGSLAYAVMTRPGDTISGEMLARSLPEAYGSNVVNVILVDFRGFDTFGEITVFGIAALIVHALLRRARMAPEKVMSGPPIQLPVPADLAQIMFPLTLTVSVFLFLRGHNAPGGGFIAGLVLAVPLLVQYVIQGAASVESRFGFDYVKCIGVGLIVAGVSGVASMGFGVPFLTSGHLDLDLPLIGTVPLASAIGFDTGVYLVVFGGAMLILSMLGTIKPSRTRISHLGVMEPGDRSTRTGDMR, encoded by the coding sequence ATGATCCCTTTTCTTGAAATCCTGCTGGCGCTGCCGTTTGTGCTCGCGCTGGTGGTGGCGCTGGCGCGCGGCCTTCCGCGCGGCGCGACCGCATGGCTGGCCGGGCTCGCACCGTTGCTGGGCCTGGTGCTGCTGGCGTGGATGACGCCGAGCGTGCTGCAGGGCTGGAACCTGCGCGCCGAGCACGCCTGGCTGCCGCAGATCGGCCTGGATTTCACCCTGCGCCTCGACGGATTGGCCTGGATGTTCGCCGGCCTGGTGCTGGCGATCGGCGTGCTGGTGGTGATCTACGCGCGTTACTACCTCAGCGAGAAGGACAGCGCGCCGCGCTTCTTCGCCAGCCTGCTGCTCTTCATGGGGTCGATGCTCGGCGTGGTGCTGGCCGGCAACCTGCTGTTGCTGGTGGTGTTCTGGGAACTGACGAGCATCAGCTCGTTCCTGCTGATCGGCTTCTGGTCGCATCGCCAGGATGCGCGCGAAGGCGCCCGCATGGCGCTGGCGATCACCGGTGCCGGCGGTCTCGCGCTGCTCGGCGGCGTGCTGCTGATCGGGCGCATCGTCGGTAGCTACGACCTCGACGTGGTGCTGGCGTCGGGCGAGTTGATCCGTGCAAGCACCTTGTATCCCTGGGCGCTGGCCCTGGTGCTGGCGGGCGTGTTCACCAAGAGCGCGCAGTTCCCGCTGCATTTCTGGCTGCCGCATGCGATGGCGGCGCCCACGCCGGTGTCGGCCTACCTGCATTCGGCCACGATGGTGAAGGCGGGCGTGTTCCTGCTCGCGCGCCTGCATCCGGCGCTCGCGGGCACCGACATGTTCTTCTACGTGGTGACCACGGTCGGTGCGCTGACGCTGCTGATCGGCGCGTGGTTCGCGATCTTCCAGCACGACCTCAAGGGATTGCTGGCGTATTCCACCATCTCGCACCTCGGGCTGATCACGCTGCTGTTCGGCATCTCCACGCCGATGGCCGTGGTGGCAGGCGTGTTCCACATCCTCAACCACGCCACGTTCAAGGCCTCGCTGTTCATGGCGGCGGGCATCATCGACCACGAAACCGGCACCCGCGACATGCGCCGGCTGGGCAACCTGCGGCGCTACCTGCCGTGGACCAGTGCGCTGGCCATCGTCGCGTCGCTGGCGATGGCCGGCATTCCGCTGCTCAACGGGTTCCTGTCGAAGGAAATGTTCTTCGCCGAAGCGATCGACATCCCCGGCCATCGCGTGATGCGCGATGCGATCGCGGTGGCGGCGCTGCTGTACGGCATCTTCGGCGTCGCCTACAGCCTGCGGTTCGTCTACGAGACGTTCTTCGGCGAGGGCCCGCGCGCGCTGGACACCACCCCGCACGAGCCGCCGCGCTGGATGAAGATCCCGGTGGAAGTGCTGGTGGTGCTATGCGTGGCGGTGGGCATGTTCCCGGCCTTCACCGTGGCGCCGGTGCTGAAGGCAGGCGCCGGCGCGATCCTTGGCCCGGCGATGCCCGACTACAGTCTCGCGGTATGGCACGGCATCAACACGCCGCTGCTGATGAGCCTGGCCGGCATCGCCGGTGGCGTGCTGCTGTATTTCGGCCTGAGGCGCCTGTTCGACCTGCATGCGATCGTGCGGCGGTCGTTCGGCCGGAACCTGTTCCGCTGGAACATGGAAGCCCTGTACGCAGTGGCGGGACGCTTCACGGCACGCGTGGCCAACGGCAGCCTGCAACGCAGCCTGTTGTTCCTCGTGCTCGCGGCGCTCGCGGCGGGCGCGGCACCCTTCATCGCAGGCGTATCGCCGCCGCTGGCGTGGCGCGCGCCGCAACCGATGCCGCTGCTCGGCTGGCTGCTGTGGCTGGTGCTGGTGGTGTGCGCGGTCTACACGATCCGTCTGTACCGGCAGCGCCTGCTCGCCGTGATCGTGCTGGGCGGCGCGGGGCTGGTGGTCAGCCTCACCTTCGTCTTCCTGTCCGCGCCCGACCTGGCCCTTACCCAGTTGATGGTCGAAATGGTCAGCCTGGCGCTGTTGCTGTTGGGCATGCACTACCTGCCGCCGCGTTCGCCGCCCGAGCGCACGCCGCGCAGGCGCCTGCGCGACATCGTCGTGTCGCTGGCCGCGGGACTGGGCGTGGGTTCGTTGGCCTATGCCGTGATGACGCGTCCCGGCGACACGATCAGCGGTGAAATGCTGGCGCGTTCGCTGCCCGAGGCCTACGGCAGCAACGTGGTGAACGTGATCCTGGTGGACTTCCGCGGCTTCGACACCTTCGGCGAGATCACCGTGTTCGGCATCGCCGCATTGATCGTGCACGCGCTGCTGCGACGCGCGCGGATGGCGCCGGAGAAGGTGATGTCGGGCCCGCCGATCCAGCTGCCGGTGCCGGCCGACCTGGCGCAGATCATGTTCCCGCTGACGCTGACGGTATCCGTATTCCTCTTCCTGCGCGGCCACAACGCACCGGGTGGCGGATTCATCGCAGGGCTGGTGCTGGCCGTGCCGCTGCTGGTGCAGTACGTCATCCAGGGCGCGGCGTCGGTCGAGTCGCGCTTCGGCTTCGACTACGTCAAGTGCATCGGCGTGGGCCTGATCGTGGCGGGCGTGAGCGGCGTGGCCTCGATGGGATTCGGGGTGCCGTTCCTCACCAGCGGCCACCTCGATCTCGACCTGCCGCTGATCGGCACCGTACCGCTGGCCAGCGCGATCGGCTTCGACACCGGCGTGTACCTGGTGGTGTTCGGCGGTGCGATGCTGATCCTGTCGATGCTCGGCACGATCAAGCCTTCCCGCACGCGCATCTCGCATCTGGGCGTGATGGAGCCCGGCGACCGTTCCACCCGCACCGGAGACATGCGTTGA